In Carassius carassius chromosome 14, fCarCar2.1, whole genome shotgun sequence, the genomic stretch GGCGACTGACCAGGGCAGCAAGCTGGGCTTGTCCAAAAATAAGAGCATAATTTGTTACTATAACACATACCAGGTACTTTCTTTACACAAATCAAAGAACGTTTGACTTACTGCTAGTTAAGGTTTCTTGATATCTGGTTTTAATATGTTCTGTTATGCATTTCCTTCACAGATTGTACAGTTTAATCGATTACCCTTAGTCATAAGTTTTATCGCAAGTAGTAACGCTAACACAGGTGAGTCTCCACAGGTAGTACAAAAACCACTGAGATGCTTTAATTGTATGTTCATTATAATAACATAAACATTTTTCATATTTAGGTTTGATCTTCAGTCTTGAGAAGGAACTAGTTCCTCTGATTGAAGAACTTAGGCAGGTGGTGGAAGTAGCTTAGCAGTTATTCATCTCTGTACCATTAGGCATTTGGACGAGGATAAGAGAGTCGGATGTCTTGATGCCTCTTTGTTCTAGTCCCTACACACATATGTACATACGTAATGTTGGATGGTCTTGATGCTGTATGTcgtttatgtttatgtgtgtacCCTGCTCCTCTTTGTCTCCTAATTAATAAATTTGTCTAAAGCTTTGGTTtacaaaaatagattttatttattggctttattaatacatttttacaatcttGGTTTGAAAACAGGCATTATGTACATGTTCATTTTTAGTTAACACCACATTAGAGAAGAACTGCTACTTAGggaatttatcattttattataattatactttGGTGGTCTATTGAGTGCTGCAGGTATTAAGTATTTTTGTAGCCTTAAACCCAGTAGCAAGTTGGCATTTTATCACTTTCAGTTCCATCATCCTGAAGATTTTTGAGTGTGAGCTCAAGTCTGAAACAAGGTttgtggttattttttttttttctttttacattttggtCTACAAAGGTTgaaaacattattaagcaaaacaaGGAGACTCATCTAATCACTAGTCTGCATTCACATCACCTTGTCATGTAGTGTATATAATCCCACTCCTGTGAGATATTCTAATAACTCTTAACTGGTGTTGTTTGCTTATAGCCTACATTTGGATTTTTAATTCCAGTGACTATATTTAAGCTTTAAAAaagttggcctacaaaaatatgtaattacaGCAGCTCTCTATTCTGGAAAAAGCTTATTGCATCCAAAGGATTCGACAAACAAAATTGCAAACATGTATATAAGGGGGAATGTACATATGTTTGAAAGCAGACACACTGCTTAACTTGGGGTTGGAGAAGAATGAGGAGAACAaactcacagaaaaaaaaaaaacttgtcaatTATAATCTCAATACTGGTAGTGCACCGTCTTCAGATAGCTTTATAAAGCACAATAGCATGGTGCCTTGGAACTGTGCTTTTCTTCTATGTAAAAACCTGTTATTCATTGACCAAAAGATATTTTAGGTGTGACCAGTTGTACAACCGTGATGCCAAGATCACAGAGCATCAGATGCAGTTGATGTATCCTCTGTATATACtagtatttaaatgtatacagCTCGCATTGCTCCGCTACAACTTCTCTCCACGTTGAACATCATCATCCTTTCTTTATCTGTGACTGGAAATGCAGGGTAATCACCATTAGAGAtaagaacaacagacagacaaataTATTTGCAGTATGATTAGACTGGTAAAGTGTAGTCAGATTAATTTATTTCTACAAGAAAGAATATATTCTATTTGATTTGTTAACTATTACGTACATTGATTATTCATAGTGACTGTCCTTTCATTTTTAACTTTTGGGTCCTCTTACCAGTTTCCATCGCAGTATTTTAATCCATTCATCTGCCTCAGCACCAGATTTTGCACACAAATAAAACGTCCTCTCTGGGAACACCAGACTAtaagaaagacaaaaatattCTAAATCTTAATAATgagatgtattttgaaataaaaggCTGAAGCATGAGCATGGGTCGGAAAATATGTGGGTAGGAGGAAGTCCATGTATAGGAGTTTCTGACTTCACTTCCTCATTACTCAGAATCACTTACATATAGGTAAATACCagacacacaatatatatatatatatatatatatacacacatacatacatacatacatacatacacacacacacaacagaataTTAGGATTTTGATATAAATTGTAATTACTTCCTATTATTACTTCTCAGTTTGTATACGGACAATGTGAATTTTGATCCATGCTTTGCAGATTGTCTGTGATGCTGATTTAGTGTGCACAGGAACTGTAAGCTGTCAGGCACTTGAATGCTGCAGATACGCCAGCTCAGTTGCCAAAAATAGACAATAATTTTATGGTTGGCTAATTGCAGAAGTTTCAGATGTAAAAACTACAGGATATCAAGTATAGCACAACAGAAAAGggtcttactttttttttactttgcttttGTAATTGAATGAAACATTTGAAAGGCATCTCTATTACGAGTGAAATTCTTAACTGCCGTTCGTCATAGAGAAATTCAGAAATGAACTGGCCTCGTTGATTACATTTCTGAAGTTGAACTACAGCAGTAAACCAGGGTTATTATTAttgactaaaaataaaaccataaaaaaatacaaatatacaaaatataattttttttttatttatttcatttagtttaagtctaagtagtaaaataacaatatagaCATTTTAGAGAGAATGTCAAACTTAAAATATaagaacaaatgtaaaaaaatataaaaataaaatctaattcaaaaactgtatatcaatgatactaaaatatctCTGCAGCCAACAGGATAAAGgattgtaactgtaattacagTTTCAATTTAAGGAAGTTGATATTCTTAAATCGTGAATTTTGCCAAAAAAGAAAACCTTGCATAATGTAGGTTTCTTGAATTATGACCATATTATAAATCCCTCACCAGAAGCAGTTAACCCTCTCCTGACTGTAATCAAACTGAACAGCAGAGCACTCCGTCAGATCCAGGGTTCGTATTGGCTCTACAAACTGAGGAGAGATTTTTTTGTGAGGTAAATAATCAACTTTAATAATTCTGATCTAATTATAAATCTCACTGAACAAAATACACAGACCTACCatcttttctttaaaatatttaagttcaTTTCTATTCAGTGT encodes the following:
- the LOC132157191 gene encoding ragulator complex protein LAMTOR3; this translates as MNMADNLRSYLYKQLPSVEGLHAIVVTDRDGVPVIKVANDNAPEYALRPAFLSTFALATDQGSKLGLSKNKSIICYYNTYQIVQFNRLPLVISFIASSNANTGLIFSLEKELVPLIEELRQVVEVA